A region from the Oncorhynchus clarkii lewisi isolate Uvic-CL-2024 chromosome 8, UVic_Ocla_1.0, whole genome shotgun sequence genome encodes:
- the LOC139415036 gene encoding zinc finger protein 292-like encodes MADEEAEQNLSAQTDTSATIVALREKLLKLAIALKNSTDSPTQSSTQYCQHFCQTLVEYAGRWRMEEEPLPLVEVYTVALLSYAQVSSCLSSQCENVPLVVERLSLSCIELLLSLPENFPDALWEEFKSSVQSAHSQLQENGITQLALLSAVAQETGVWTNSTLRSLLSNESPQTEEVHKFLRLEGPILLEMRVKHLIKENHMERAALLARACAECPEFEGKGHIFKQMYLVCLCSASAQEPLMEELSEIDCRDALEMICNLESEGDERGAFSLCSAFLTRQLLQGDTYCAWELTLFWSKLLKRMESSEETFLDRCRQMSLLSTTVFHILFFIKVIQSEVGKVGLPVCVDMCIRALQLESSDANNKATICKTISCLLPTDLEVKRACQLTEFLLEPTVDSYYAVETLYNEPDQKLEEENLPVSNSLRCELLLVFKTQWPFDPEFWDWKTLKRHCLTLMGEEASIVSSIDLLNDNEIPEAPEEEEDTTQGEEVFRDVTDYFVDTTHELNEITDKRRKIRETKKLREKGFISARFRNWQAYMQYCVLCDKEFLGHRIVRHAQTHYKDGLYRCPICAETFTSKDILEPHVASHVKLSCKERLAAIKTNKKLANPKTAAPVIAALKAKTENLLWKKDANSDSQEHNGESLQTESVQTKVSGLKTESSTEENTCPVVNCKKGFKYFRNLLVHVKAHRDNDEAKRFLEMQNKKVICQYCRRQFVNVTHLNDHLQVHCGVRPYICIQLNCKASFLSNTELLVHRKEHVVFKARCMFPRCGKIFNEAYKLYDHESQHYKTFTCKVPNCGKVFHSQSQLDLHQEEHVTKEEEYPATDTDLSHFLDQRMLSDQASFSEDVDEASHPSASVEVKHSIDNLLNASQGTVENERRYMIQSEPPVKELYPYSERSVIRSTTNAQTHDPNQLRHRHQDPSETAAYDYMRPKPHNPPLASYQYPGDLHHAQQPSVFQGQVQSFRKDGNYESRNYNSDYRVPVQEQQHPHMSVNMSASSQTSHYMSTPMPQILPSVSHTLLPLVTCLPATGCRTENTQGPLASTPAPLHHQLPTTPAPQQHPLPATPAPLHHQLPTTTAPQQHPLPATPAPQQHPLPATPAPQQHPLPATPAPQQHPLPATPAPQQYSLPATPAPQQHPLPATPAPQQYSLPATPAPQQHPLPATPAPQQHPLPTTPAPPQGERHHCALESCDRNYSSYRSVTKHMKAAHPEFYTEWKLVKRKTREHEKARKAAPSSLPLIGNHNSVAPIQHQQVIQPTPPLYSNSNHSYASHSAAVQSQAFPNQMDNILDPIVLSQLGNNPNQYAPPSVPWQQTPGNNQIQNYHSQVYPSSNLQGMPQMGGGGMDVHVIPSGHMMRPNVERPAESLLPTTMDNVLQPVFPSYVDILKDSSLSNQLGNSALPYTPQTQSNLRSNFNPPERSRRMQKTNMESHVLAGNQLLARNNSESQDGTKNAAEKNQMGKKVKRNKRTKWPAIVKDGKFICSRCGREFTNPKSLGGHLSKRLHCKAYDTELLTADLPSSFLDLLNSEQLLNTQPPPSSQYNPAAPYANDGEQPDEILKQIMVTPNIPNMFEPSAIPQPTFQNPYGPYGPAGRLPESTVIQHTGNVQVKTENESYTDGYLQQSCDPGFGNSAFYEPLLTQVLAENNPTVSLHRLPTDHIDNLLRAETLMKMKEVKGNSDSASNSGGLSNDGLLAAMASLAENLMTNPMLQITSPDPRPQHSPAATSIKPVETRRKSAEHNVKKRLREQILAGDFQRRSSVSGTSSTDTHASLNLVSSNPTTNDVQHFGGRQSPQPSKMIDHGIPSVSSTQMNGAAPMKSFTNFREASSRHHEVPAPTCIVANDVDLGPNLAPANQQHWIMDIQTALERLDLDKQQVCDSTPTYSSTKPSCTDICNDTESFQPNVSKEKDTQIPDGCRKLFACESDNCTYRAMTKDAILKHLIKTHNYTNEMINSIKKSHGKFAPFSCQMCDKTFTRNSNLKAHCQTAHRLTQREIAELIMKRKSSNTVGFANNEDKPRVHSEPPLSGQIAKAPHSIMENIRRQHSLPDVSQNQDMTVKNVFASGERIKQDYHPHPFKQQTSQGIADPRYHNSLSMGMQPMQRMPMHDQTPLMLMSEYQINAHYSTIPQQPLMTPPDAGQWSNGQHIPAPSRPMPTHYSQQSGGYLAERADSMTPAPSDPLQVCAPLLEKTSKIKLQRGPKPKVEIPKKTKEKKSEANDSFSPYRPYRCVHQGCAAAFTIQHNLILHYRAVHQSALSICEMKNENDQNEEQDEKNGIKQEGVMEEEPEVEVTQVTELRCQVSDCSRVFQDVPNMLQHYLQLHKFSLDKAGSLMSNINLGRFRCDQQGCTASFIAFWKYIGHIEKEHDKAKLAKMEPVDGMFQCDVEGCDRAYATKSNLLRHTMKKHHDLYKLQLMNQRKSEDCEKSDSKNSHYQITKSSDGKENIEGNKKITQKGVDKKKTDKTEKNSWTKYGKPSLKTKDEASAMCIKKCKLQYPCMIKGCDSVMKSERSIMKHYMGHGLSERYLEEQRSHFIFCKKYPRRRNLRAARSDDSKSETSSEISDSEDTADTGLEGSEFDEYSKPVLRRKGKGELCDTKPSYDESSETASDGSVVVKRKRGSPRKSVFEKIVKRKRLTRSNAIYCGENGSDYDSSSTALTQDEMNDQSETLTSFKPMGFEVSFLKFLEQSSPSKNALKKRIRLRNATVLCKRSDTHLHYPKGFDTLEFRNPQKLTSLKNLKIVVDKSFSDVADTLLKQLQEMRPTVILEK; translated from the exons TCTAACACGTCAGCTTCTCCAAGGAGACACTTATTGTGCCTG GGAGCTGACACTGTTTTGGAGCAAACTGCTGAAGCGGATGGAGTCATCTGAAGAGACGTTCCTGGACAGATGTCGTCAGATGTCTTTGCTGTCCACAACGGTCTTCCACATCCTCTTCTTCATCAAAGTCATTCAATCAGAG gtGGGTAAGGTTGGACTGCCAGTGTGTGTTGACATGTGCATACGGGCTCTACAGTTGGAATCAAGTGACGCAAACAACAAGGCCACCATTTGCAAAACCATCTCCTGTTTGCTGCCCACTGATCTGGAGGTAAAACGGGCCTGCCAGCTGACAGAGTTCCTCCTGGAACCCACAGTGGACTCCTACTACGCCGTGGAGACTCTGTACAACGAGCCAGACCAGAAGCTGGAGGAGGAGAATCTTCCTGTGTCTAACTCGCTCCGCTGTGAGCTCCTGCTGGTGTTCAAGACCCAGTGGCCTTTTGACCCTGAGTTCTGGGACTGGAAGACACTGAAGCGTCACTGCCTGACCCTTATGGGTGAGGAGGCCTCCATTGTGTCCTCCATTGACTTGCTGAATGACAATGAGATCCCAGAGGcccctgaggaggaggaggacacaaCCCAGGGTGAGGAAGTGTTCAGAGAcgtcacagactactttgtggaCACCACACATGAACTGAATGAAATAACAGATAAAAGACGGAAAATCCGAGAGACAaagaaactgagagagaaagggttCATCTCGGCCAGGTTTCGAAACTGGCAGGCATACATGCAATACTGTGTTCTGTGTGACAAGGAGTTTCTGGGGCACAGGATTGTACGTCATGCACAGACTCACTACAAAGATGGACTTTATAGATGCCCGATATGCGCAGAGACCTTCACCTCAAAAGACATATTGGAACCACACGTGGCATCACACGTAAAGCTATCATGCAAGGAAAGACTAGCTGcaattaaaacaaataaaaaattagCTAATCCCAAAACAGCTGCTCCTGTTATTGCGGCTCTGAAAGCTAAGACTGAAAATCTACTTTGGAAAAAAGATGCAAACAGCGattcccaagaacacaatgggGAGTCGCTTCAGACAGAATCAGTTCAGACTAAAGTCTCTGGACTTAAGACCGAAAGCAGCACTGAGGAAAACACATGCCCTGTTGTAAACTGCAAAAAGGGATTCAAGTATTTCAGAAATCTTCTTGTTCATGTGAAAGCACATAGAGATAACGATGAAGCAAAGCGCTTCCTTGAAATGCAGAACAAAAAGGTGATTTGTCAGTATTGTCGTCGCCAATTTGTTAATGTCACACACCTTAACGATCATTTGCAAGTGCACTGTGGTGTCCGACCGTACATTTGCATACAGTTGAACTGCAAGGCCAGCTTTCTCTCCAACACAGAGCTGCTTGTACACAGAAAAGAACATGTCGTATTTAAAGCCAGATGCATGTTTCCTAGATGTGGGAAGATTTTCAATGAAGCCTATAAGCTTTACGACCATGAGTCACAGCATTACAAAACGTTCACCTGCAAAGTCCCTAACTGTGGAAAAGTGTTCCATTCTCAGTCACAGTTGGATCTGCACCAGGAGGAACATGTCACAAAGGAGGAGGAATACCCAGCTACAGACACTGACCTTTCTCATTTTCTGGACCAGAGGATGCTTTCTGATCAGGCTTCCTTCTCAGAGGATGTTGATGAGGCTTCTCATCCATCAGCATCTGTTGAGGTGAAGCACTCGATTGACAACCTGCTGAATGCTTCTCAAGGTACTGTTGAGAATGAACGACGATACATGATTCAAAGTGAGCCACCAGTAAAAGAACTGTACCCATATTCAGAAAGATCTGTTATTCGGTCTACCACAAATGCACAAACGCATGACCCAAATCAGCTGAGACATAGACACCAAGACCCTTCAGAGACTGCTGCATATGACTATATGAGACCCAAACCACATAATCCTCCATTAGCTTCATACCAATATCCTGGGGATTTGCATCATGCCCAACAACCAAGTGTGTTTCAAGGTCAGGTCCAGAGTTTTCGCAAAGATGGAAATTATGAATCCAGGAACTACAATTCTGACTACAGAGTACCAGTGCAAGAACAACAACATCCACACATGTCTGTTAACATGTCAGCATCAAGCCAGACCTCCCATTACATGTCAACTCCAATGCCTCAAATTCTCCCATCGGTCTCTCACACACTTCTTCCACTAGTAACTTGTTTGCCAGCCACTGGTTGCAGAACAGAGAATACACAGGGCCCGTTAGCAAGCACTCCTGCCCCACTGCACCACCAATTACCAACTACTCCTGCCCCACAGCAACACCCATTACCAGCTACTCCTGCCCCACTGCACCACCAATTACCAACTACTACTGCCCCACAGCAACACCCATTACCAGCTACTCCTGCCCCACAGCAACACCCATTACCAGCTACTCCTGCCCCACAGCAACACCCATTACCAGCTACTCCTGCCCCACAGCAACACCCATTACCAGCTACTCCTGCCCCACAGCAATACTCATTACCAGCTACTCCTGCCCCACAGCAACACCCATTACCAGCTACTCCTGCCCCACAGCAATACTCATTACCAGCTACTCCTGCCCCACAGCAACACCCATTACCAGCTACTCCTGCCCCACAGCAACACCCATTACCAACTACTCCTGCCCCACCCCAAGGAGAGAGACACCACTGTGCTTTGGAGTCATGCGATCGCAACTACAGCTCCTACAGAAGTGTTACCAAGCATATGAAAGCAGCTCACCCAGAGTTTTATACAGAATGGAAACTTGTTAAGAGAAAAACAAGGGAACATGAAAAAGCAAGAAAAGCTGCCCCGTCGAGTCTGCCTCTGATCGGGAACCATAACTCTGTTGCTCCAATACAACATCAACAGGTCATTCAGCCTACCCCGCCCCTGTACTCAAACTCAAACCACTCTTACGCTTCCCATTCAGCTGCTGTCCAAAGCCAAGCTTTCCCCAACCAAATGGACAATATCTTAGATCCCATTGTACTCTCCCAGCTAGGAAACAACCCCAATCAATATGCACCACCTAGTGTGCCATGGCAACAAACACCAGGAAACAACCAAATCCAGAATTATCACTCACAAGTATATCCCTCCTCGAACCTGCAAGGGATGCCACAAATGGGTGGTGGAGGAATGGATGTTCATGTTATTCCATCCGGTCATATGATGCGACCTAATGTGGAAAGACCAGCAGAGTCACTGCTTCCAACAACTATGGATAATGTTCTTCAGCCTGTTTTCCCCTCTTATGTGGACATTCTGAAGGACTCAAGTCTCTCAAATCAGCTGGGAAATTCTGCACTTCCCTACACACCGCAGACTCAAAGTAATTTGCGTTCTAATTTCAATCCCCCTGAAAGGAGTCGAAGAATGCAGAAAACCAACATGGAATCACATGTCCTTGCAGGAAACCAATTGCTAGCTAGAAACAACAGTGAATCTCAAGACGGCACCAAAAACGCTGCTGAAAAAAACCAGATGGGCAAAAAAGTCAAGCGCAACAAAAGAACAAAGTGGCCTGCCATTGTTAAAGACGGAAAGTTCATTTGCTCTAGGTGTGGTAGAGAATTTACAAATCCCAAATCACTTGGAGGCCATTTGTCCAAACGTTTACACTGCAAAGCCTATGACACTGAGCTCCTGACAGCAGACTTGCCTTCATCATTTCTTGATCTTCTCAATTCAGAGCAACTTCTCAATACTCAGCCCCCACCATCTTCACAGTATAACCCTGCTGCACCGTATGCAAATGATGGCGAACAACCTGATGAGATTCTTAAACAAATTATGGTAACTCCAAATATTCCCAATATGTTTGAGCCCTCAGCAATTCCCCAGCCAACGTTCCAAAATCCTTATGGCCCCTACGGACCTGCTGGACGCTTGCCAGAAAGCACAGTCATACAGCACACAGGAAATGTCCAAGTGAAGACAGAAAATGAATCGTATACAGATGGTTATCTTCAGCAGTCATGTGACCCTGGGTTTGGCAATAGTGCATTCTATGAGCCACTTCTCACTCAGGTGCTTGCAGAAAACAACCCCACCGTCTCACTTCACAGACTTCCCACAGACCATATTGATAATTTACTCAGAGCAGAAACACTGATGAAGATGAAAGAAGTGAAGGGGAATTCTGATTCTGCCTCCAATTCGGGAGGGCTGTCTAATGATGGACTTCTGGCTGCAATGGCTAGTTTAGCAGAAAACCTTATGACAAACCCCATGTTGCAGATCACCTCACCAGACCCTCGGCCTCAACACAGTCCAGCAGCAACAAGTATCAAACCGGTGGAGACACGGAGGAAGAGTGCGGAACATAATGTCAAGAAAAGATTGCGTGAACAGATTTTAGCTGGAGACTTCCAAAGAAGAAGCAGTGTATCTGGGACAAGCAGCACTGACACACATGCCAGTTTGAATCTGGTATCATCCAATCCAACAACCAATGATGTACAACATTTTGGAGGACGTCAAAGTCCTCAGCCTTCCAAGATGATTGATCACGGAATCCCCTCTGTATCATCTACCCAAATGAACGGAGCAGCACCCATGAAGAGCTTTACTAATTTCAGAGAGGCTTCCTCTCGACACCACGAGGTACCTGCACCTACCTGCATTGTTGCGAATGATGTTGATCTTGGTCCAAATCTAGCACCTGCAAACCAACAGCATTGGATAATGGACATTCAGACTGCATTAGAGAGGCTAGACTTAGACAAACAACAGGTGTGTGATTCTACTCCAACATATTCCTCCACAAAACCTAGCTGCACTGATATTTGCAATGATACTGAATCATTCCAGCCTAATGTCTCAAAAGAGAAGGATACACAGATTCCTGATGGCTGTAGAAAGCTGTTTGCCTGTGAGAGTGACAACTGCACATACAGGGCCATGACAAAAGATGCCATTTTAAAACACCTCATCAAGACACACAATTACACCAATGAGATGATCAATTCGATTAAGAAAAGCCATGGGAAATTTGCCCCATTCTCTTGTCAAATGTGTGATAAGACTTTTACCCGCAATTCAAACCTTAAGGCACACTGTCAGACAGCTCACAGATTGACACAGCGGGAGATTGCAGAACTAATCATGAAGCGCAAGTCAAGCAACACGGTTGGATTTGCTAATAACGAAGACAAACCACGTGTGCATTCAGAGCCTCCTTTGTCTGGTCAGATTGCCAAAGCGCCCCACTCAATAATGGAGAATATTAGACGTCAACATTCACTCCCGGATGTGAGCCAAAATCAAGATATGACTGTAAAAAACGTGTTTGCTTCAGGAGAAAGGATTAAACAAGACTACCACCCACATCCTTTCAAACAGCAGACTTCTCAAGGCATAGCTGACCCGAGATATCATAATAGCCTCTCCATGGGAATGCAGCCAATGCAAAGGATGCCCATGCATGATCAGACACCATTAATGCTAATGTCTGAATATCAAATTAACGCACACTACTCAACAATACCCCAACAGCCTTTAATGACCCCTCCTGATGCAGGTCAATGGTCAAATGGACAACACATACCAGCTCCATCTCGGCCTATGCCTACTCATTACAGTCAACAATCTGGAGGCTACCTGGCAGAAAGAGCTGACTCAATGACGCCTGCTCCATCAGATCCCCTTCAGGTTTGTGCTCCCTTGCTAGAAAAGACATCCAAAATCAAGCTGCAGAGAGGACCAAAGCCTAAAGTCGAAATTCCCAAGAAGACGAAAGAGAAGAAGTCTGAGGCAAATGATTCTTTCAGTCCATACAGGCCATATCGCTGTGTTCATCAAGGATGTGCAGCAGCCTTTACAATTCAGCATAATTTAATCCTCCATTACAGGGCTGTCCATCAGTCTGCTCTATCTATATGTGAAATGAAAAATGAAAATGATCAAAATGAGGAACAGGATGAGAAAAACGGAATCAAGCAGGAGGGGGTTATGGAGGAGGAACCAGAGGTTGAAGTAACCCAGGTAACAGAACTCAGATGTCAAGTGAGCGACTGCTCGAGAGTATTCCAAGACGTTCCGAACATGTTGCAGCATTACCTCCAGCTTCACAAGTTCAGCCTGGATAAAGCAGGATCTCTGATGTCAAACATCAACCTAGGCAGATTCCGATGTGATCAGCAAGGGTGCACAGCATCCTTCATTGCTTTCTGGAAGTACATCGGACATATTGAAAAAGAACATGACAAGGCAAAACTTGCCAAAATGGAACCTGTGGATGGGATGTTCCAATGTGATGTCGAAGGCTGTGACCGTGCTTACGCTACAAAGTCAAACCTGCTGAGGCACACCATGAAAAAGCATCATGACCTTTACAAACTCCAACTGATGAACCAACGGAAAAGTGAAGATTGTGAGAAATCTGACTCCAAGAATTCACATTACCAAATAACTAAATCAAGCGATGGGAAAGAAAACATAGAGGGCAACAAAAAGATTACACAGAAGGGAGTTGACAAAAAGAAAACTGACAAGACAGAAAAAAATAGTTGGACGAAATATGGAAAACCCTCCTTGAAAACTAAGGATGAAGCGTCTGCAATGTGCATTAAGAAATGCAAGTTGCAATACCCCTGCATGATAAAGGGCTGTGATTCAGTGATGAAGTCTGAACGGAGTATCATGAAGCACTACATGGGGCACGGACTGTCCGAGCGATACTTAGAAGAGCAGAGAAGCCACTTCATATTTTGCAAGAAATACCCAAGACGTAGAAACCTCCGCGCTGCCAGGAGCGATGACTCTAAGTCTGAGACCTCCTCAGAGATATCCGACAGCGAGGACACGGCAGACACGGGCCTAGAAGGAAGTGAGTTTGACGAGTATTCAAAACCTGTGTTACGGAGAAAGGGGAAGGGCGAACTGTGTGACACCAAACCTTCGTACGATGAAAGCTCAGAAACTGCATCTGATGGTTCTGTGGTGGTGAAACGCAAGAGAGGAAGTCCACGGAAAAGTGTTTTTGAAAAAATTGTAAAACGCAAGAGGCTGACAAGGAGTAATGCGATTTACTGTGGAGAAAATGGATCTGACTACGACTCCTCTAGCACTGCCCTTACCCAGGATGAAATGAATGATCAAAGTGAAACGTTGACCTCCTTTAAGCCCATGGGATTCGAGGTATCTTTCTTAAAGTTCTTGGAGCAATCGAGCCCATCTAAAAACGCTCTGAAGAAGAGAATTCGACTGAGAAACGCTACAGTGTTGTGCAAAAGGTCAGACACACACTTGCACTACCCAAAAGGCTTTGATACCCTTGAGTTCAGGAACCCTCAGAAGCTGACGTCACTAAAAAATTTAAAAATTGTAGTGGACAAATCCTTTTCGGACGTAGCTGATACTCTGCTGAAGCAGCTCCAGGAAATGCGACCCACAGTAATATTAGAAAAATAG
- the LOC139415553 gene encoding small integral membrane protein 8-like, which translates to MAYGSGKEAPKEGDFRMPGLRGAKTTTLFRSVNPELTVRPNKPVMAFGLVTMSLCVGYLGYLHATKENDPQLYEVIYSEGEENV; encoded by the exons ATGGCATATGGAAGCGGTAAGGAGGCTCCGAAAGAAGGGGACTTCAGGATGCCTGGCCTTAGAGGAGCGAAGACCACCACGCTTTTCCGATCTGTCAACCCTGAGCTCACCGTTAGACCC AACAAGCCAGTGATGGCATTTGGACTTGTGACAATGTCCTTGTGTGTGGGCTACCTGGGATACCTTCATGCCACCAAAGAGAACGACCCGCAGCTGTATGAAGTTATTTACAGTGAAGGGGAGGAAAACGTCTAA
- the LOC139415552 gene encoding gap junction beta-7 protein-like, producing the protein MSNWGFLENVLSGVNKYSTVIGRIWLSIVFIFRILVYVAAAEQVWKDEHNDFVCNTQQPGCENVCFDHFFPISQIRLWALQLIMVSTPSLLVALHVAYRENRESRHGKKLYEDKGRIDGGLLCTYILSLVFKTTFEVGSLLAFYFLYSGFDVPRLLRCSLDPCPNTVDCYISKATEKMVFLYIMGCTSILCIALNVSEMVYILSKQCWKCFSKRYIPIEERAHWHCNHTVPISNSSSTLHPTPNKDTMGSQDPATKGNQPFPS; encoded by the coding sequence ATGTCAAACTGGGGGTTTCTGGAGAACGTCCTGAGTGGGGTGAACAAGTACTCCACAGTCATCGGCCGCATCTGGCTCTCCATCGTCTTCATCTTCCGCATCCTGGTGTACGTGGCGGCTGCTGAGCAGGTCTGGAAGGACGAGCACAATGACTTTGTCTGCAACACCCAGCAGCCTGGCTGTGAGAACGTGTGCTTCGACCACTTCTTCCCCATCTCCCAGATCCGCCTGTGGGCCCTCCAGCTCATCATGGTGTCCACTCCATCCCTGTTGGTGGCTCTACACGTGGCCTATCGTGAGAACAGGGAGAGCAGGCATGGCAAGAAGCTGTATGAGGACAAAGGTAGAATTGACGGAGGTCTGCTCTGCACCTATATCCTCAGCCTCGTCTTCAAGACTACCTTCGAGGTAGGCTCCCTCCTGGCCTTCTACTTCCTCTACAGTGGCTTTGACGTTCCCAGACTGCTTCGCTGCAGCCTGGACCCTTGCCCTAACACCGTAGACTGCTACATCTCCAAAGCCACTGAGAAGATGGTCTTCCTCTACATCATGGGCTGTACGTCCATATTGTGTATTGCACTGAATGTCTCGGAGATGGTATACATCCTATCTAAACAGTGCTGGAAGTGTTTTAGCAAGCGGTATATCCCCATTGAAGAGAGAGCTCACTGGCATTGTAATCACACTGTCCCAATCAGCAACAGTTCCTCAACCCTTCATCCCACACCTAACAAAGATACAATGGGCTCACAAGATCCAGCAACAAAGGGAAACCAACCCTTTCCCTCTTAA